The following are from one region of the Fusarium verticillioides 7600 chromosome 1, whole genome shotgun sequence genome:
- a CDS encoding thymidylate synthase — MTMTQNAADSRPSNGSQSINHEENQYLDLVREILESGERRPDRTGTGTYSIFAPRPLKFSLNKNGIPVLPLITTKRVFTRAVIAELLWFIEGNTSSNSLSEAGIKIWDGNGSREFLDNLGLNHRETGDLGPVYGFQWRHFGAEYIDAKTDYTGQGVDQLAEIIHKLRTNPYDRRLVLSAWNPADMKKMVLPPCHMFAQFYVSYPRSKDDDSGAKPQGQLHCQLYQRSCDMGLGVPFNIASYALLTHMLAHVCELVPGSLTHVMGDAHVYLDHVDALNTQLEREPRNFPELEISREKGGSIDGWKAEDFTIKGYDPHKTIAMKMSV, encoded by the exons ATGACCATGACACAGAATGCCGCGGATTCCAGGCCTTCGAACGGCTCACAGTCGATCAACCACGAAGAGAATCAAtatcttgatcttgtccgaGAAATCCTTGAAAGCGGCGAGCGTCGACCGGACCG CACAGGTACTGGTACATACTCCATCTTCGCTCCTCGGCCCCTAAAATTCTCACTGAATAAGAACGGAATCCCcgttcttcctctcattACTACAAAGCGTGTCTTCACCCGAGCAGTCATTGCCGAGCTCCTGTGGTTCATCGAAGGCAACACATCTTCTAACAGCCTCAGCGAAGCTGGCATCAAAATATGGGATGGCAATGGATCTCGCGAGtttcttgacaaccttggcctcaatCATCGTGAGACCGGCGATCTCGGTCCCGTGTATGGCTTTCAATGGCGACATTTTGGTGCCGAATATATTGATGCAAAGACGGATTACACAGGTCAGGGTGTAGACCAGCTTGCCGAGATCATTCACAAACTACGAACCAACCCTTATGACCGCCGCCTGGTTCTTTCTGCTTGGAACCCTGCcgatatgaagaagatggttctGCCACCTTGCCACATGTTCGCGCAGTTCTACGTCTCCTATCCTCGGAGCAAGGATGACGATTCGGGAGCCAAGCCTCAGGGTCAGCTTCATTGTCAGCTATATCAGAGGTCTTGCGATATGGGTTTGGGAGTTCCCTTCAACATTGCCAGCTACGCGCTGTTAACTCACATGCTTGCCCATGTTTGTGAACTAGTTCCCGGAAGCCTCACTCATGTCATGGGTGACGCTCATGTGTACCTGGACCACGTTGACGCCCTCAACACACAATTAGAGCGTGAGCCACGAAACTTCCCCGAGTTGGAAATTTCGCGAGAAAAGGGTGGAAGTATCGACGGATGGAAAGCGGAAGATTTCACCATTAAGGGCTACGACCCCCACAAGACGATTGCGATGAAAATGTCTGTATGA
- a CDS encoding ER membrane protein SH3 — protein sequence MNSFIDYSKNTRSKNYHGSGSFATFMIIAPVCFFLGILFASFPYDFPLLWTKAPVPDNFFDHLETHLKFVHQSPALISRILHIVISIGFIGFFIKLFRPSEANFLFDGASLILYLIGFGVYVANIVKALRSVSAEIWTNDGFDGKTHEGESGELILGREDSLKVLSASNTILALVLVGILVLQVGEWYAEKKEADDAAAVDAKEASEKKEGSPSKASTKKKQ from the exons ATGAACTCCTTCATCGACTATTCAAAGAACACCAGGTCGAAGAATTACCATGGATCCGGATCATTTGCCACCTTTATGATCATCGCTC CTGTGTGCTTCTTCCTGGGCATCCTTTTTGCCTCATTCCCTTACGACTTCCCTCTTCTATGGACCAAGGCTCCTGTGCCCGATAACTTCTTTGATCACCTCGAGACACATCTGAAGTTTGTACACCAGTCTCCGGCGCTCATTAGCCGTATCCTCCACATTGTCATCTCTATCGGCTTCATCGGTTTCTTCATTAAGCTCTTCCGCCCCAGTGAGGCCAACTTCCTGTTTGACGGCGCGTCCCTCATTCTCTACCTGATTGGTTTCGGTGTTTACGTCGCCAACATTGTCAAGGCTCTCCGAAGTGTTAGTGCCGAGATCTGGACCAACGACGGCTTCGATGGCAAGACTCATGAGGGTGAGAGCGGCGAGCTTATTCTGGGTCGCGAGGACAGCTTGAAGGTTCTTTCGGCCAGCAATACcattcttgcccttgttcttgttggaATTCTCGTTCTGCAAGTCGGCGAGTGGtatgctgagaagaaggaagctgatgacGCCGCCGCTGTCGATGCCAAGGAGGCCTCggaaaagaaggagggtTCCCCTAGCAAGGCctccaccaagaagaagcagtaa